In the Gossypium arboreum isolate Shixiya-1 chromosome 10, ASM2569848v2, whole genome shotgun sequence genome, one interval contains:
- the LOC108487513 gene encoding probable WRKY transcription factor 48, whose product MANLIFSDENPSAAAAAAAPEATSSGGSIFDMATGAGACDGDTKWGSSLGFMDLLGIHQDVIAPSLFDSFQPPPILPPPPPSTSSEPLLHQQLDAKQLQALPSPASTLPESSEVLNNPATPNSSSFSSSSNEAANDHEPTKAEDDEEEEQDQDKTKKQLKPKKKNQKRQREPRFAFMTKSEVDHLDDGYRWRKYGQKAVKNSPFPRSYYRCTSAGCGVKKRVERSSDDPTIVVTTYEGQHKHPYPITPRGSIGINMDPSSSFGPSFVVPQPQYLHQQQQLQPYIYNSSPSLNITSITTSGSSFNASIPDFLQDRRFNTSPTSSSASLLRDNGLLQDIVPTQMRKEAKEQ is encoded by the exons ATGGCGAATTTAATATTTTCCGATGAGAATCCGTCAGCGGCGGCAGCAGCAGCAGCACCAGAAGCGACCAGTTCCGGTGGAAGCATCTTTGACATGGCAACTGGAGCAGGGGCATGTGATGGAGATACTAAGTGGGGGTCTTCTTTAGGTTTCATGGACTTGCTTGGCATCCATCAAGATGTCATTGCCCCTTCTTTATTCGATTCCTTTCAGCCACCACCGATTCTTCCACCACCACCTCCCTCAACATCATCTGAACCACTTCTTCACCAACAACTGGACGCGAAGCAGCTTCAAGCCCTTCCATCGCCGGCCTCCACCCTGCCGGAATCTTCTGAAGTTTTAAACAACCCTGCAACACCAAActcttcttccttctcttcttcaTCTAATGAAGCTGCAAATGATCATGAACCAACCAAAGCTGaagatgatgaagaagaagagcAGGATCAAGACAAGACAAAGAAACA GTTGAAACCCAAAAAGAAGAACCAAAAAAGGCAAAGGGAACCGAGATTTGCGTTCATGACAAAGAGTGAAGTTGATCACTTAGATGATGGTTACCGATGGAGAAAGTATGGCCAAAAAGCTGTGAAAAACAGCCCTTTTCCCAG GAGCTATTATCGTTGCACCAGCGCTGGCTGTGGGGTGAAGAAGAGAGTCGAGAGATCCTCCGATGATCCCACCATCGTTGTCACCACTTACGAAGGCCAACACAAGCATCCCTACCCGATAACTCCTCGAGGAAGCATTGGAATCAACATGGATCCCTCCTCTAGTTTTGGCCCATCTTTTGTTGTTCCTCAACCTCAGTATTTACATCAGCAGCAACAATTGCAACCCTATATATATAACTCATCGCCTTCTTTGAACATTACTAGTATCACTACTAGTGGCTCTAGCTTCAATGCCTCGATCCCTGATTTCCTTCAAGACAGACGTTTTAATACTTCTCCTACTTCTTCTTCAGCTTCGTTACTAAGAGACAATGGACTCCTTCAGGATATTGTTCCAACACAGATGAGGAAAGAGGCAAAGGAACAGTAA